The Opitutaceae bacterium genome has a window encoding:
- a CDS encoding sodium:calcium symporter, with amino-acid sequence MSLLTAEIDRIGAGLPLVYLLLFFGATALMIWRTETMMERGLEGTALGTLIMPYSSGLGNLIFVFVVASQRHGGREVVVNCLVNNVTNLTLLIGIPAAIWGLTVVDGKRRRIREKRAQQVNRLSLLLTALAVIFFSGTTWALGRDGSLDLGDGIVLILIFLFWQVFHVYDVMKTNVAERRGISPLLAVDVTLLLVGAFLLVTSLDWLVAWLSGLQVPWLGEDQLGWMTGWLMVLPNATLAVYYGWKRQADVVYASQIGDGHICIPLCLGVAAVLHPIRLPGVFAPGMILLIGAAVLHFGVLATFGRVPRWLGIALILAYGVFLYRGALS; translated from the coding sequence GTGAGTTTACTGACCGCAGAAATCGATCGGATTGGCGCCGGCCTTCCGCTGGTCTACCTGTTGCTCTTTTTCGGAGCAACCGCGCTGATGATCTGGCGGACCGAAACGATGATGGAACGGGGTCTTGAGGGAACGGCCCTCGGCACGCTCATCATGCCCTACAGTTCGGGCCTGGGGAATCTGATCTTTGTTTTTGTGGTCGCTTCGCAGCGTCACGGCGGGCGCGAGGTGGTCGTAAACTGCCTGGTCAACAACGTGACCAATCTGACCCTCCTGATCGGAATACCGGCCGCGATCTGGGGCCTGACCGTGGTGGACGGAAAACGGAGGCGGATTCGGGAGAAGCGCGCCCAGCAGGTCAATCGACTGTCGCTTCTGCTGACCGCTCTGGCGGTAATCTTCTTTTCCGGGACCACCTGGGCGCTCGGTCGGGACGGGTCGCTGGACCTGGGAGACGGGATCGTCCTCATCCTGATTTTCCTCTTCTGGCAGGTCTTCCATGTTTATGACGTGATGAAGACCAACGTGGCGGAACGTCGGGGGATCAGCCCCTTACTGGCGGTTGACGTGACTCTCCTGCTTGTGGGCGCATTCCTCCTGGTGACCAGTCTCGATTGGCTGGTGGCCTGGCTCTCCGGCCTGCAAGTTCCCTGGCTGGGTGAGGATCAACTGGGGTGGATGACCGGCTGGTTGATGGTCCTGCCGAATGCAACACTCGCGGTCTATTATGGGTGGAAGCGGCAGGCGGATGTCGTCTATGCCTCCCAGATTGGCGACGGCCATATCTGCATTCCACTCTGTCTCGGGGTGGCGGCTGTTCTCCATCCGATTCGCCTGCCCGGGGTTTTTGCACCGGGTATGATCCTTCTGATCGGCGCGGCTGTTCTCCACTTCGGGGTCCTCGCCACCTTCGGCCGGGTACCCCGATGGTTGGGGATCGCCTTGATCCTGGCTTACGGCGTCTTTCTCTACCGGGGTGCGCTCTCGTGA
- the gmk gene encoding guanylate kinase, whose translation MDNPPTEIPPALLLVLSGPAGSGKTTLCERLVAACPGVERVVTSTTREPRPGEVHERDYFFFTNEVFDRLVEENAFLEWARVHDNRYGTLRRVVEDKLMHNIDLCMNIDVQGASSLRRAADSNALLRQRLVTVFLMPPDLDELRLRLRGRATDPEEEIERRLRTALSELGEWANYDYCVRSRSKDEDFEVIHAIWQAEKRRVSRMLEQPDPRGAGS comes from the coding sequence GTGGACAATCCTCCGACTGAAATCCCCCCGGCTCTCCTTCTTGTCCTGTCCGGACCGGCCGGATCGGGGAAAACCACCCTTTGTGAACGATTGGTCGCCGCCTGCCCCGGGGTGGAACGGGTGGTCACTTCAACGACCCGGGAGCCCCGACCGGGCGAAGTGCATGAGCGCGATTATTTTTTCTTCACCAACGAAGTGTTTGACCGTCTCGTCGAGGAAAACGCTTTTCTCGAGTGGGCCAGGGTGCACGACAACCGCTACGGGACCCTTCGCCGGGTGGTTGAAGACAAGCTGATGCACAACATCGACTTGTGCATGAATATCGATGTCCAGGGGGCTTCCAGCCTCAGGAGGGCAGCGGACTCCAATGCGTTGCTGCGCCAGCGCCTGGTCACGGTGTTTCTGATGCCGCCGGACCTCGATGAACTGCGGCTGCGTCTGCGCGGACGTGCCACGGATCCCGAAGAAGAGATCGAGCGTCGACTCCGGACGGCCCTTTCGGAACTGGGCGAATGGGCGAATTACGATTATTGCGTGAGGAGTCGGTCGAAGGACGAGGACTTTGAGGTGATTCACGCCATCTGGCAGGCGGAGAAGCGGCGGGTATCCCGGATGCTTGAGCAGCCCGATCCGCGGGGTGCGGGTTCATGA
- a CDS encoding endonuclease/exonuclease/phosphatase family protein, whose translation MRRLTVLCLGLFSQFAHPADATVRVATFNASLNRAEEGQLIRDLSVPGNDQAQKVAAILQRVRPDIVLINEFDHDPDGIALAGFQTHYLGIGQGGEEPIDYPYHFAAAVNTGVPTGVDLNGDGKLTPGNDSFGWGVFPGQYGMVVLSRYPIDLEGIRTFQNFLWKDMPGALLPVDPESGYSFYSEAALAVLRLSSKSHWDLPVRIDDRVVHLLVSHPTPPVFDGPEDRNGKRNHDEIRFWADYLTPGRDTYIRDDLGGAGGLAEGADFVILGDMNADPFDGDSVNDAIGRLLEHPRVMRGIAPRSGGAVEAADEQRRANESHRGDPAFDTADFPDAHSGNLRVDYVLPSVGLEVEASGVFWPRREEPESAWTEVSDHHLVWVDLDLGD comes from the coding sequence ATGCGGAGGCTTACTGTTCTTTGTCTGGGTCTGTTTTCCCAGTTCGCTCATCCGGCTGACGCGACCGTCCGGGTGGCGACCTTCAATGCGTCGCTCAATCGGGCTGAGGAAGGTCAACTGATCAGGGATCTTTCGGTGCCAGGAAATGACCAGGCTCAGAAAGTCGCGGCCATCCTCCAGCGGGTGCGGCCGGACATTGTCCTGATCAACGAATTCGATCATGATCCGGATGGCATCGCCTTGGCGGGTTTTCAGACCCATTACCTGGGTATCGGGCAGGGTGGGGAAGAGCCGATTGACTACCCCTATCACTTTGCAGCGGCGGTCAATACCGGCGTCCCGACCGGCGTGGATCTGAATGGAGACGGGAAACTCACTCCTGGAAATGATTCATTCGGCTGGGGTGTTTTTCCCGGACAGTACGGGATGGTCGTCCTCTCACGCTATCCGATCGATCTGGAAGGCATCCGCACCTTTCAGAACTTTCTCTGGAAAGACATGCCGGGAGCTCTTCTGCCGGTCGATCCTGAGTCCGGGTATTCCTTTTACTCGGAGGCGGCTCTTGCGGTTCTGCGACTTTCGTCAAAGAGCCACTGGGATCTGCCGGTGCGGATCGATGACCGGGTGGTGCATCTTCTTGTGTCTCATCCGACCCCTCCGGTTTTTGACGGGCCGGAAGATCGCAACGGAAAGCGCAATCACGATGAGATCCGTTTCTGGGCCGACTACCTGACACCGGGTCGGGACACCTATATTCGGGATGACTTGGGCGGCGCGGGCGGGCTGGCCGAGGGGGCGGATTTCGTGATTCTGGGCGACATGAACGCGGATCCGTTCGACGGAGATTCGGTGAATGACGCCATCGGCAGGTTGCTCGAACACCCCCGGGTCATGAGAGGAATTGCGCCCCGCAGTGGCGGGGCGGTGGAAGCGGCGGATGAGCAGCGGCGGGCCAACGAAAGTCACCGGGGTGATCCGGCCTTTGACACGGCCGACTTTCCCGATGCCCACTCGGGAAACCTGCGGGTGGATTATGTCCTCCCATCGGTCGGTCTGGAGGTGGAGGCCAGCGGGGTATTCTGGCCTCGGCGGGAGGAACCGGAGTCGGCCTGGACCGAGGTTTCCGATCACCATCTTGTCTGGGTCGACCTCGACCTTGGCGACTGA
- the miaB gene encoding tRNA (N6-isopentenyl adenosine(37)-C2)-methylthiotransferase MiaB has product MNRVHIKTYGCQMNERDSEAVAAMLRSRGYAIVGDEAEADIVLLNTCSVRDQAEQKAIGKAGYLTARKRKNPRFIVGVMGCMAQNRGSELMDRLPDLDLIVGTQKFHQVPDHLDQIVATLDGQGPRPSTLIDLEAEEGSQDTIRDHLDPDGQVSAYVSIMQGCNMACTFCIVPKTRGPERSRPIGAIVDEVEELAGAGTREITLLGQIVTSYGRSIIPVVGGRSPFVQLLERIQEVPGIERIRFTSPHPRGFRQDLVEAIRDLSKVCEYVHLPVQSGSDRILRAMNRPYSRKLYLEIVERLREAVPDIYFSTDVIVGFPGETDEDFEETRRLFEEVNYDMAYIFRYSVRTGTPAEVMGDQIDEEVKTARNQVLLDLLADRSRQRNAALIGSVQEVLVEGPSKRHGRYMGRTRGNRVVHFDADDRLIGSLVPIRIERASTSSLYGSVQLTGVDL; this is encoded by the coding sequence ATGAACCGGGTTCACATCAAAACCTACGGCTGCCAGATGAACGAGCGCGACTCCGAAGCGGTTGCGGCCATGCTGCGCAGCCGGGGATATGCGATCGTCGGAGACGAGGCGGAGGCGGATATTGTCCTGCTCAACACCTGCAGCGTGCGGGATCAGGCGGAGCAGAAGGCGATCGGCAAGGCGGGCTACCTGACGGCGCGCAAGAGGAAGAACCCGCGGTTCATCGTCGGAGTGATGGGTTGTATGGCACAGAACCGGGGATCGGAGTTGATGGATCGCCTGCCCGACCTCGACCTTATCGTGGGAACCCAGAAGTTTCACCAGGTGCCGGATCATCTCGATCAAATCGTGGCGACTCTCGACGGACAGGGTCCGCGGCCAAGCACGCTGATCGACCTTGAGGCCGAGGAAGGGTCACAGGACACGATCCGTGATCATCTGGATCCGGACGGCCAGGTAAGTGCCTATGTCTCGATCATGCAGGGCTGCAATATGGCCTGCACTTTCTGTATCGTGCCAAAGACGCGGGGGCCGGAACGGAGCCGACCGATCGGGGCGATCGTCGATGAAGTGGAGGAACTGGCGGGGGCGGGCACCCGCGAGATCACCCTGCTCGGGCAGATTGTGACCAGTTACGGCCGGTCCATCATCCCGGTGGTCGGCGGCAGGAGTCCGTTTGTGCAGTTGCTCGAGCGGATACAGGAGGTGCCGGGGATCGAGCGGATCCGTTTCACTTCACCACATCCCCGCGGTTTCCGACAGGACCTGGTCGAGGCCATTCGTGACCTGTCCAAAGTCTGCGAGTATGTACACCTCCCGGTCCAATCCGGATCCGACCGCATCCTGCGGGCCATGAACCGGCCCTATTCCCGGAAGCTCTACCTCGAGATCGTCGAGCGATTGCGGGAGGCGGTGCCGGACATCTACTTTTCCACCGACGTGATTGTGGGCTTTCCGGGAGAGACTGACGAAGATTTCGAGGAGACGCGCCGGCTCTTTGAGGAGGTCAACTATGACATGGCCTATATCTTCCGCTACAGCGTCCGGACGGGCACGCCGGCCGAGGTGATGGGCGACCAGATTGATGAAGAGGTCAAGACGGCCCGCAACCAGGTCCTTCTCGACCTCCTGGCCGACCGTTCACGCCAGCGCAATGCCGCTCTCATCGGGTCGGTGCAGGAAGTTCTCGTCGAAGGCCCGAGCAAGCGTCATGGTCGTTACATGGGTCGGACTCGAGGCAACCGCGTGGTTCATTTTGATGCGGATGACCGCCTGATCGGGTCGCTGGTGCCGATCCGCATCGAGCGGGCTTCCACCAGCTCGCTTTACGGGTCGGTCCAATTGACTGGGGTCGATCTCTGA
- a CDS encoding RHS repeat-associated core domain-containing protein has protein sequence MTRRTLDSRLVLVAALLVFLPEATAQVMDNPVAIPVTVHAQFTSSSSQTLTLTWYGETSLQSGDGSDDVTWSSNGSGTTQTDPQKIDVRPGKTYDLRLSGSASITGYTVELAGPPGYDFFISEISNSDPINRPLVSSGATLDDLNEDFDDYKIMVQPSGYAGDLIPFAQSTSWTTDKLVWKVGMGQLKNGSAAGAISIGAEEFASINFQPSDLYYSAPSTEVSVVFSGGVLRQVNAPQGLADIVTVNSTTYEIRYYSWKDVGPFSGGIYTLVGSPNAVATYRIYKAATNNIEIKKSVDSDYWITRLNWVYLLDSWEMHDWTKNATPTGNAMRKVITTNSTAGSTKTTVVSEYGRNLNAGGDYSFSGYQSTPSRRTRKTYTNYAWGWELTRLEEGWDGTSSALRTTDFEYYTSIYDGLGHYRQLKKVVFPDGGYKRMVYEDTFERIGLVKEIYEPFEDANEGKKTVYVYGPDFSGDRMLPTSIITRVKDSGGDYQKVGERSIAYNTSAITRNGEPVRQETITDYASSSLTEVTVRQVYQEDASDAYLRGQPYSIRNPDGTQVSFAYYTTAIYEYYEGAYVWRTYYVKDSVLGNSSSPSGETSSALSSLNGETIEAIYVIEKKSTQSGSWFDVGGVEAANRLSLNTTGTSFELASASSYGYDNAGRPTVKKVLTYANGALQATNTVYEATYVSGELFTETDEVGNLKSYWFDRQGRVEEIKTEGYSLDSGAGTPEVDDVWNSFRFDGANQRIRAERGDSGGSEAVVSSWTYDVAGRLTSKTLDCCRTVSFQYPAADQIKTINPDGGYKLEDFFRDGSLDSVTGDAQPPRYVRSRFAANQIEAWTALKSFTVGTYEDGWRIERFDWLGRAVEVEEPLWNASGGHPSRLTNIEYANGRQKRTYQEYEIWEEENEEYVLSSSGYPALFEYDGLGRLKRTALDANNNQAIDLATDKQIAESRIDFVEDASGYWWQSTRNYAYPTASSSTAEPVKEERIRLAPDANSLGRMMSIDLLGDEDTGSNGRPRATSILAVDRTKALVTETTSFDPYPTGDRVRVFKAGLLVKDTDPAGTKVEIDYDNLRRRYSTTERGSVKTLLTYESGSMDRVRYITRDYGAGTLTVRENVYNSTTGRLDRHIRRNKVYGTERSENTYYTYTKQGRVDYQYGDGAFPVDYVYNAYGQLVELHQYRNTSGTNKTTVKMLYDDESGLLKEKRHYSTSSAYKATKYEYNDQDKVSKRIWARSSGGTLKTTYWYDTTERHLVKEDYSDTTPDVTYTYDRMGRVETVIDAAGTRKFLRDSTYGNLITLEEDLDISGSGKFGNLTVRYPTEDGSGTTVKARPKGVELGTGTGGSFSAYQRQHYGYETTGGRISHVGTWTSQYNWYRQYDYTYHTDSNLMKDTTYSIHYKRSTEYESWRNNRSRQKTEFLQGSTLTVKSDFTVPVFTWQDQIEKWRLNGTAATDELTDHYGWSNTADVKQKYDLKGQVIERDYDWIGSSAEDTYTWDSAGNPTSFDGKGYSANGLNQIEPTGGGSSDFVYDDDGNLTGDLEWTYTYDAQNRLTRMVSKSGNAVHPKRLEFDYDYLHRRIEKRVYNATSGGTLTWQRRFVYDGSNVIAEVDASQNMVRSFHWGLDRASSLTATGGLEALLLITRWDGQHAYWPAYDLQSNVVGLINRSQAFEAAYQYDSFGAATKVGSLAYNHANPFRFATKYTDDESGLVYFGHRYYNPKTGRFINRDPIEEMGGFNLYRYTNNDAINRWDYLGLNPTLEPINKVPIALDEFVVNSSDSPPVNSSPYQLGVIGEPGISDFDDLYRAANGDPAGFVPNNEKDQKDQWSKEDCAKLKSDISRMNSELGQLLQNNGGQSFLTSNREAYVNTQMYGSPNGMTASDVVSLASDSLTISGAAIMPTRFKGGGQVVGVVSHVTNYGLAGYHYQEGNYGMALAHGVAGVTDYLSILSNEVKPLQVPMAVIDVGKAGIATASIAGGQYYRNKMDNINREGIGSYFDAMQGSETRRRAAISESQKTYNENCK, from the coding sequence ATGACACGCAGGACGCTCGATTCCCGCCTGGTTCTTGTGGCTGCTCTTCTGGTGTTCCTCCCGGAAGCGACGGCGCAGGTCATGGACAATCCCGTCGCCATCCCAGTGACTGTGCACGCCCAGTTCACCAGCAGTTCCTCTCAGACCCTCACCCTCACCTGGTATGGAGAAACTTCACTGCAGAGCGGCGACGGATCGGACGATGTCACTTGGAGCAGCAACGGCTCTGGGACCACCCAGACCGACCCGCAGAAAATCGACGTGCGCCCGGGCAAAACCTATGACTTGAGGTTGTCTGGCAGCGCAAGCATCACCGGCTACACTGTTGAATTGGCGGGTCCTCCCGGTTATGACTTTTTCATCTCCGAGATCTCCAATTCCGATCCCATTAACCGCCCTTTGGTTTCGTCCGGAGCGACCTTGGATGACCTCAATGAGGACTTTGATGACTACAAGATCATGGTGCAGCCCTCGGGCTATGCCGGTGATCTGATCCCGTTTGCCCAGTCGACTTCTTGGACGACTGACAAGCTGGTTTGGAAAGTCGGCATGGGGCAGCTGAAGAATGGCTCCGCCGCAGGCGCCATCTCGATTGGCGCCGAGGAGTTTGCTTCAATCAATTTCCAGCCCTCCGATCTCTACTACTCCGCCCCGTCCACCGAGGTCTCGGTCGTCTTTTCAGGCGGCGTGCTGCGCCAGGTCAATGCGCCTCAGGGGTTGGCCGACATCGTGACGGTCAATTCGACGACCTACGAGATCCGCTACTATTCCTGGAAAGATGTGGGACCCTTCAGCGGTGGCATCTACACTCTCGTCGGGTCGCCCAACGCGGTGGCCACCTACCGTATTTACAAGGCCGCGACCAACAATATCGAAATCAAGAAGTCAGTCGATTCAGACTACTGGATCACACGGTTGAACTGGGTTTACCTCCTGGATTCCTGGGAGATGCACGACTGGACAAAGAACGCCACTCCCACCGGCAACGCGATGCGCAAGGTCATCACGACCAACTCCACGGCCGGCAGCACCAAGACCACGGTTGTCTCCGAATACGGACGAAATCTTAATGCAGGTGGCGATTACAGTTTTTCCGGTTATCAATCCACACCGTCACGTCGCACACGCAAGACCTACACCAACTATGCCTGGGGTTGGGAGTTGACCAGGCTCGAGGAAGGTTGGGACGGGACAAGCTCGGCGCTGCGGACCACCGACTTCGAATATTACACGAGCATTTATGACGGACTGGGCCACTACCGCCAACTCAAGAAGGTGGTTTTTCCGGACGGTGGCTACAAGCGTATGGTGTACGAGGATACCTTTGAGAGGATCGGACTGGTCAAGGAGATCTATGAGCCGTTTGAGGATGCCAATGAGGGAAAGAAGACGGTCTATGTCTATGGTCCGGACTTCTCGGGAGATCGGATGCTTCCGACCTCGATCATCACCCGGGTCAAAGACAGCGGTGGCGACTACCAGAAAGTGGGTGAGCGTTCGATCGCCTACAACACCTCCGCCATCACCAGAAATGGCGAACCAGTCCGCCAGGAAACGATCACCGATTACGCCTCTTCCTCACTGACCGAAGTTACCGTAAGGCAAGTCTACCAGGAAGACGCGTCCGATGCCTACCTGCGGGGGCAGCCTTATTCGATCAGGAATCCGGACGGCACCCAGGTCTCGTTCGCCTACTACACGACGGCGATCTATGAGTACTATGAGGGCGCCTATGTCTGGCGGACCTACTACGTGAAGGACTCGGTGCTGGGCAACAGTTCCAGCCCGTCTGGTGAGACCAGCAGTGCGCTCTCTTCATTGAATGGCGAAACGATCGAGGCGATTTATGTGATCGAGAAGAAATCGACCCAAAGCGGATCCTGGTTTGATGTCGGTGGGGTAGAGGCAGCCAACCGCCTTAGCCTCAATACCACCGGCACAAGCTTCGAACTGGCCTCGGCCAGCAGCTATGGCTATGACAATGCGGGACGCCCGACCGTGAAGAAGGTGCTCACCTACGCCAATGGAGCGCTGCAGGCTACCAATACGGTGTATGAGGCCACCTACGTATCCGGTGAGTTGTTCACCGAAACGGACGAGGTGGGCAATCTCAAATCCTATTGGTTTGACCGGCAAGGTCGGGTGGAGGAGATCAAGACCGAAGGCTATTCCCTGGACTCGGGAGCGGGCACGCCCGAGGTGGACGATGTCTGGAATAGCTTCCGATTCGACGGTGCGAACCAGCGGATACGGGCCGAACGCGGTGACAGCGGCGGCTCGGAAGCGGTGGTCAGTTCCTGGACCTATGATGTGGCTGGTCGCCTGACGTCAAAAACCCTGGACTGCTGCCGCACGGTCAGTTTCCAGTATCCGGCCGCCGATCAGATCAAGACGATCAACCCGGACGGCGGTTACAAACTCGAAGACTTTTTCAGGGACGGGTCACTCGACAGTGTCACCGGCGATGCCCAGCCTCCCCGGTATGTCCGAAGCCGCTTCGCGGCCAACCAGATCGAAGCCTGGACTGCCCTGAAAAGTTTCACGGTGGGTACCTATGAAGATGGCTGGCGCATCGAACGCTTCGATTGGCTGGGCCGCGCCGTTGAGGTCGAAGAGCCGCTGTGGAACGCCAGCGGTGGGCACCCATCTCGCCTCACCAATATTGAGTATGCGAATGGGCGCCAGAAGCGCACCTACCAAGAGTATGAAATTTGGGAGGAGGAGAATGAAGAATACGTTCTGAGCTCATCGGGCTACCCGGCTCTCTTCGAATACGACGGTCTGGGCAGGCTCAAGCGCACTGCCCTGGACGCGAACAATAACCAGGCCATCGATCTTGCCACCGACAAGCAGATCGCCGAATCAAGGATTGATTTCGTAGAGGATGCCAGCGGCTACTGGTGGCAATCCACGCGTAACTATGCTTACCCGACCGCGTCCAGCTCCACCGCTGAACCGGTCAAGGAGGAGAGGATCAGGCTGGCACCCGACGCCAACTCGCTGGGACGGATGATGTCGATTGATCTGCTGGGCGACGAAGATACGGGCTCCAATGGTCGACCCAGGGCCACGAGCATCCTGGCGGTTGATCGCACCAAAGCGCTGGTGACCGAGACCACCTCGTTCGATCCTTACCCCACAGGAGATCGGGTGCGCGTCTTCAAAGCCGGGCTATTGGTCAAGGACACCGATCCGGCCGGAACCAAGGTCGAGATCGACTACGACAACCTGCGCCGCCGCTACAGCACGACCGAACGCGGTTCGGTCAAGACGCTGCTGACCTACGAAAGCGGCAGCATGGACCGCGTGCGCTACATCACCCGGGACTACGGAGCGGGTACCCTGACCGTCCGGGAGAATGTCTACAACTCAACCACCGGGCGCCTCGACCGCCACATCCGCCGAAACAAGGTTTACGGTACGGAGCGATCTGAGAACACCTATTACACCTATACCAAGCAAGGACGGGTCGATTACCAGTACGGCGACGGCGCCTTCCCGGTTGACTACGTCTACAATGCCTACGGTCAATTGGTTGAACTGCACCAATACCGCAACACCTCGGGCACGAACAAGACCACGGTCAAGATGCTCTACGACGATGAAAGCGGCCTGCTCAAGGAGAAGCGCCACTACTCGACCTCGAGCGCCTACAAAGCAACGAAGTACGAATACAACGATCAGGACAAGGTGAGCAAGCGCATCTGGGCGCGCTCCAGCGGCGGGACGCTAAAGACCACCTACTGGTATGACACTACCGAACGCCACCTGGTGAAGGAGGACTACTCGGACACCACCCCGGACGTGACCTACACCTACGACCGGATGGGACGGGTTGAAACGGTAATCGATGCCGCGGGAACGCGCAAGTTTCTGCGCGACAGTACCTACGGCAACCTGATCACCCTGGAGGAGGATCTTGACATCTCGGGCTCGGGCAAGTTTGGTAACCTCACTGTGCGCTACCCCACCGAAGACGGCTCAGGCACCACCGTCAAGGCCCGGCCCAAGGGTGTCGAGTTGGGCACGGGCACCGGTGGCTCGTTCTCTGCCTATCAGAGGCAGCACTACGGCTATGAAACGACCGGCGGACGCATTTCCCATGTCGGGACCTGGACCTCGCAATACAACTGGTACCGCCAGTACGATTACACCTATCACACCGACAGCAACCTGATGAAGGATACGACCTACAGTATCCACTACAAACGTTCAACCGAGTACGAGTCATGGCGAAACAACCGCTCCCGCCAAAAGACGGAGTTTCTCCAAGGCAGCACGCTTACCGTCAAATCCGACTTTACCGTGCCAGTCTTCACCTGGCAGGATCAGATCGAGAAGTGGCGATTGAACGGAACTGCGGCGACCGATGAGTTGACCGATCACTACGGCTGGTCAAATACGGCCGATGTCAAGCAGAAGTACGACCTGAAGGGCCAGGTCATTGAGCGCGACTATGATTGGATCGGAAGCAGCGCGGAAGACACCTACACTTGGGATTCTGCGGGCAATCCGACCAGTTTCGACGGGAAGGGCTATTCGGCCAATGGCCTCAACCAGATCGAACCCACCGGGGGAGGCTCAAGCGATTTCGTCTACGACGACGACGGCAACCTGACCGGTGATCTCGAGTGGACCTACACCTATGATGCGCAAAACCGGTTGACCAGGATGGTCTCCAAGTCGGGCAACGCGGTCCATCCCAAGCGCCTGGAGTTTGACTACGACTACCTGCACCGACGCATCGAAAAGCGCGTCTACAACGCCACCAGTGGCGGCACCCTGACCTGGCAGCGCCGCTTCGTCTACGACGGCAGCAACGTCATTGCTGAAGTCGACGCCAGCCAGAACATGGTGCGCTCGTTCCACTGGGGTCTGGACCGCGCCTCAAGTCTGACTGCGACCGGCGGCCTGGAAGCCCTCTTGCTGATCACCCGTTGGGACGGCCAACATGCCTACTGGCCGGCCTATGACCTGCAAAGCAACGTGGTCGGGCTGATTAATCGTTCCCAGGCGTTTGAGGCCGCCTACCAATACGACAGCTTCGGAGCGGCCACCAAAGTCGGATCCCTGGCCTACAACCACGCCAACCCCTTCCGCTTCGCCACCAAATACACTGATGACGAAAGTGGGTTGGTGTATTTCGGGCACCGCTACTACAACCCGAAAACAGGGCGATTCATCAACCGGGATCCCATCGAGGAAATGGGTGGCTTCAACCTCTACCGATATACCAACAACGATGCCATCAATCGGTGGGATTACCTAGGATTGAATCCGACACTAGAGCCCATCAATAAGGTTCCAATAGCTCTTGACGAATTTGTCGTAAACAGTAGCGATTCACCGCCCGTCAATTCCTCGCCCTACCAGCTGGGCGTGATCGGTGAGCCCGGTATCTCCGACTTCGATGATCTGTATCGCGCCGCAAATGGGGACCCTGCGGGTTTTGTTCCAAACAACGAGAAGGACCAAAAGGATCAGTGGTCGAAAGAGGACTGTGCGAAATTGAAGTCTGATATTAGTCGGATGAACTCCGAACTCGGACAGCTACTCCAGAACAACGGCGGCCAAAGTTTCCTAACCAGTAACCGCGAAGCGTATGTAAACACTCAGATGTATGGTTCGCCGAATGGAATGACTGCGAGCGACGTTGTCTCTCTCGCGAGCGATTCGCTTACAATATCAGGTGCGGCAATTATGCCAACGAGGTTCAAAGGTGGTGGCCAAGTTGTCGGAGTTGTGTCGCACGTAACTAACTACGGTTTGGCGGGATACCACTACCAGGAAGGCAATTATGGCATGGCACTAGCCCATGGCGTCGCTGGAGTTACTGACTACTTGAGTATCCTTTCGAACGAAGTTAAGCCGCTACAGGTGCCGATGGCTGTTATCGACGTTGGTAAGGCTGGCATTGCAACAGCTTCCATTGCTGGTGGACAGTACTACCGCAACAAGATGGATAATATCAATCGAGAGGGTATCGGAAGCTACTTCGACGCGATGCAGGGCTCAGAAACCCGCCGTCGCGCAGCGATATCAGAAAGCCAAAAAACGTACAATGAGAACTGCAAGTAA